The following are encoded together in the Oncorhynchus kisutch isolate 150728-3 linkage group LG8, Okis_V2, whole genome shotgun sequence genome:
- the LOC109894946 gene encoding uncharacterized protein LOC109894946, translating into MDEYLLSLETNVTCNKPEVVLTILHFNDVYEIEARPEEPVGGAARFATALKVFQSLNPLVVFSGDCLSPSLLSTVTKGKHMVDVLNKLGVHCAVYGNHEFDFGVDYLEEQTKNMTFPWFLSNVYDRFTHETLGHGMVSSILEWNSLKIGVMGLVEEDWLDTLGTVDKNNIHYTDYVETADHLSAELRDKGADLVIAVTHMRWRNDIRLASESNGVDLILGGHDHEYGVLEVNGILIVKSGSEFRYLSKIDVVKDQDGTFKYTCEKRATMRDLEEDAEIKQIVKGYTDNMQHMLGEVLCHTDVTLDGRCATVRRAECNLGNLITNAMLEATHAEAAILNSGTLRSDRLHPAGPLTMHDLLQILPLKDPVLVVEATGQQLYEGLENGVSIYPDLDGRFPQVSGIQFGFNPNGKPGHRVISKTVKVQGKSLDRDRKYAVAMKEFLTKGKDGYTMFSSCPHRHDIENAQILSTILINHFESGQIVRGTKRCMSGHRMGLIKVSSSPSVSAIESTKSENLEGEVGVAVVPGVEGRIFHVYPEGQSETEG; encoded by the exons ATGGATGAATATCTTTTAAGTTTGGAAACAAATGTGACTTGTAACAAACCAGAAGTAGTTCTCACTATTTTACACTTCAATGATGTGTACGAAATAGAAGCAAGACCAGAAGAACCCGTTGGCGGTGCTGCAAG GTTTGCCACTGCTCTAAAAGTATTCCAGTCGCTGAATCCTTTAGTAGTTTTCAGTGGTGACTGTTTGAGCCCTTCTTTGCTAAGCACAGTCACCAAGGGAAAGCACATGGTAGATGTTCTAAATAAATTAGGAGTCCATTGTGCGGTGTATG GAAATCATGAGTTTGATTTCGGTGTGGACTACTTGGAAGAGCAGACAAAAAATATGACCTTCCCTTGGTTCCTCAGCAATGTGTACGACAG GTTCACCCATGAAACGCTGGGCCATGGCATGGTCAGCAGCATCCTGGAGTGGAACAGCCTAAAGATCGGTGTCATGGGCCTGGTAGAGGAGGACTGGCTGGATACCCTGGGCACTGTGGACAAGAACAACATCCACTACACAGACTATGTGGAGACAGCTGATCACCTTTCTGCTGAGCTGAGGGACAAAGGGGCTGACCTGGTCATCGCAGTCACACACATGAGGTGGCGTAATGACATCAGGCTAGCATCCGAGTCCAACGGTGTGGATCTCATCCTGGGAGGACATGACCATGAGTACGGGGTTCTGGAGGTCAATGGGATTCTGATCGTAAAGAGTGGCTCAGAGTTCAGGTACCTGTCAAAGATTGACGTTGTGAAGGACCAGGATGGGACGTTCAAGTACACCTGTGAAAAGAGAGCTACAATGAGAGACCTTGAGGAAGATGCGGAAATCAAACAGATTGTGAAAGGATACACTGATAATATGCAG CATATGCTTGGAGAGGTCCTGTGCCACACAGACGTGACCTTGGATGGACGCTGTGCCACCGTGAGACGAGCAGAGTGCAACCTGGGTAATCTGATCACCAACGCCATGCTGGAGGCCACTCATGCGGAAGCGGCGATTTTAAACTCAG GTACTCTGCGATCTGACCGCTTGCACCCGGCTGGTCCCCTGACCATGCATGACCTGCTGCAGATCCTGCCACTAAAGGACCCAGTGCTGGTGGTGGAGGCCACTGGGCAGCAGCTCTACGAAGGCCTGGAGAATGGGGTCAGCATCTACCCTGATTTAGATGGAAG ATTTCCCCAGGTTTCAGGGATTCAGTTTGGCTTTAATCCCAATGGAAAACCTGGACACAGAGTCATCTCTAAGACAGTGAAGGTTCAAGGCAAGAGTCTAGATAGAGACAGAAAATATGCAGTGGCCATGAAAGAATTCTTAACTAAG GGCAAAGATGGCTACACTATGTTCAGTAGCTGTCCTCATAGGCACGACATAGAGAATGCTCAGATCCTGTCGACCATCCTCATCAACCACTTTGAGTCTGGCCAGATCGTCAGAGGCACGAAGAGGTGCATGTCTGGCCACAGGATGGGCCTCATCAAGGTGTCCAGCAGCCCCTCTGTGTCTG CCATTGAAAGTACCAAGAGTGAGAatctggagggagaggtgggagtggCTGTGGTACCCGGAGTGGAGGGCAGGATATTCCATGTCTACCCTGAGGGCCAATCAGAAACAGAAGGCTAA
- the LOC109895163 gene encoding 5-hydroxytryptamine receptor 1A-alpha-like, translated as MDFINNVSDNSNSTTDFPDVVDVIPKWGDNENATGSRSVPEVELSYQVVTSLLLGALILCSIFGNACVVAAIALERSLQNVANYLIGSLAVTDLMVSVLVLPMAALYQVLNKWTLGQEICDIFISLDVLCCTSSILHLCAIALDRYWAITDPIDYVNKRTPRRAVMLISVTWLIGFSISIPPMLGWRKAEDRANPDACTISQDPGYTIYSTFGAFYIPLILMLVLYGRIFKAARFQVWKTVKKSEKVKVSDKCLAVSPAIFHKKINGEAGGKNWKRSVEPTFNSPCVNGSVKHGEDGESLEIIEVTNNSKNHLPLPNTPQSSQGFENRNEKNTEAKRKIALSRERKTVKTLGIIMGTFIFCWLPFFIVALVLPFCAESCYMPEWLGAVINWLGYSNSLLNPIIYAYFNKDFQSAFTKIIRCKFHRP; from the coding sequence ATGGATTTTATAAACAACGTCAGTGACAACAGCAATTCGACCACAGACTTCCCCGACGTCGTGGATGTCATTCCAAAGTGGGGAGACAATGAGAATGCAACGGGGTCTAGAAGTGTGCCTGAGGTGGAGCTGAGTTACCAGGTGGTCACCTCTCTGCTGCTCGGCGCGCTCATCCTCTGTTCCATATTCGGCAACGCGTGCGTCGTCGCCGCCATTGCGCTGGAGAGGTCGCTCCAGAATGTGGCCAACTATCTGATCGGCTCGCTAGCCGTTACAGACCTCATGGTATCAGTTCTGGTACTACCCATGGCAGCCCTCTACCAAGTCCTGAACAAATGGACTCTGGGACAGGAGATATGTGATATATTCATCTCCCTGGACGTGTTGTGTTGCACGTCGTCCATTCTGCATTTGTGCGCAATTGCCCTGGACAGGTACTGGGCTATCACGGACCCCATAGACTATGTGAACAAAAGGACACCCAGGCGAGCCGTGATGTTAATCAGCGTGACTTGGCTGATTGGGTTCTCAATCTCCATCCCTCCAATGTTAGGCTGGAGGAAAGCCGAGGACAGGGCGAACCCGGACGCCTGCACCATCAGTCAGGACCCGGGTTATACCATCTACTCCACGTTCGGAGCATTTTACATCCCACTTATCCTCATGCTGGTCCTCTACGGGCGGATATTCAAGGCAGCCAGGTTCCAGGTTTGGAAAACTGTGAAGAAATCGGAAAAGGTAAAAGTGTCGGACAAGTGCTTGGCCGTGTCGCCGGCTATTTTCCACAAGAAGATTAATGGAGAGGCGGGGGGCAAGAATTGGAAGCGCAGTGTGGAACCTACATTCAACTCCCCGTGCGTAAACGGCTCGGTGAAGCACGGGGAGGACGGCGAGTCGTTGGAGATCATAGAAGTGACCAACAATTCTAAGAACCACCTTCCTCTCCCCAACACTCCACAGTCCTCACAAGGGTTTGAGAACAGGAACGAAAAGAACACGGAGGCTAAGAGGAAAATAGCTCTGTCCAGGGAGAGGAAAACGGTAAAGACGCTCGGTATCATCATGGGCACTtttattttctgctggctgccctTTTTCATCGTGGCGCTGGTCTTGCCTTTCTGTGCGGAGAGTTGTTACATGCCAGAATGGCTGGGCGCCGTCATCAACTGGCTGGGCTATTCGAACTCTCTCCTCAACCCCATAATTTATGCCTACTTTAACAAAGACTTCCAAAGTGCTTTCACTAAGATCATAAGATGCAAATTCCACAGACCGTGA
- the LOC109895162 gene encoding regulator of G-protein signaling 7-binding protein A-like, with translation MSSAPNGRKNRPRSAGNIFQIGKAPYRDPERRESTESTRKAQRAVADCRMIVQEFNTLVALYRELVISIGEISVDCPSLRAEMHKTRTKGCEMARAANQSLSVISGPEDGEIHPEICRLFIQLQCCLEMYITEMLKSVCLLGSLQLHRKGKDCCGPPRIDGKVDESSDIPILEDTSSPMDCHQLCWLVTTDIDNTERDMREMKNLLSKLREAMPLPLKNQDDSSLLNLTPYPLVRQRKRRFFGLCCLVTS, from the exons ATGAGTTCTGCACCGAATGGGCGCAAGAACCGCCCCAGATCTGCCGGGAACATCTTCCAGATCGGCAAGGCTCCCTACCGAGAcccggagaggagggagagcacgGAGAGCACCCGCAAAGCCCAGCGCGCCGTGGCGGACTGCAGAATG ATTGTGCAGGAGTTTAACACGCTTGTGGCGCTGTATCGTGAGCTGGTCATCTCCATTGGCGAGATCTCTGTCGACTGCCCGTCGTTACGGGCCGAGATGCACAAGACCCGAACTAAAGGCTGCGAGATGGCGAGAGCCGCAAACCAGAGCCTGTCAGTCATTTCAGG GCCTGAGGACGGAGAGATTCACCCAGAGATCTGCAGGCTCTTCATCCAGCTGCAGTGCTGTTTGGAGATGTACATCACAGAGATGCtcaagtctgtctgtctgctgggaTCCCTGCAGCTCCACAGGAAAG ggaaGGATTGCTGTGGGCCTCCCAGGATTGACGGTAAGGTGGATGAGAGCTCAGACATCCCCATTCTAGAAGACACCTCCTCCCCCATGGACTGTCATCAGCTCTGCTGGCTGGTCACCACAGACATAGACAATACTGAGAG GGACATGAGAGAGATGAAGAACCTTCTCAGTAAACTCAGGGAGGCGATGCCTTTACCACTGAAGAACCAAG ATGACAGCAGCTTGCTGAACCTAACTCCCTACCCACTGGTCCGACAGAGGAAGAGACGGTTCTTTGGGCTCTGTTGCCTGGTAACCAGCTAA